From one Streptomyces spiramyceticus genomic stretch:
- a CDS encoding TraM recognition domain-containing protein, whose product MGDTTSLVASAALLSATIGIILLLRYRDQLHRDTGRLTYRLDFPRDLSSGQAKAFMYVLSRLRPSRGWLFGRDSVVFEWVGRPGVIEHRLRVPQAQADVLLRQLRGIVPNLRTTPVPNPVLPPATWLRRIRLTTTARPLRTDTSAGFAVALLSTLQPLGAEETLLYQLVVYPVRTPRAVSSRPHRSQVLPPWLHRLGQLLTAAPPPMTDRQALAEFRAKVAEPWVAVVGRVGASAADRPRAHFLVGRLMATLHQLDRDGAALVPRWLPRRAAYWLARAATGMTVAPVYVNAEEAATLLAWPLAGPTVPGLSLKGGPVFPPTPEVPTTGRVLGIATYPGLERPVAVTPTDALHQLVTGPTGSGKSTLLLGEITQDLQAGRGVILIDPGGDLAREAADRIPPHRAGDLIYIDLADPTPVGVNPLDCAPADAELVADQMLELIRANADSWGPRLEEVLRAALVLLAASPGMTLVELPAVLLDEPFRAALLARLDPTFAPTVGAFFSRFDDWSEGEREQAVSAVLNKVSPLTDRRRLRAMLGQAHPSWTMQQVVDQGQILLVALPSGLAGSYAVDLVGGMLVRLVWNAVQRRAATVRQQRRPVTLYIDEAARFLRSGADLADMLARARGHGLEVVAALQHLAQAPPRLRAALLSEARTKVALQPTSDDAVTLARAFGPLVKPDDLLTLEPRTAIAVVATAGNVSPPVTIATSPPPPTTGSGPVARAASRSSYGRTLTEVEQEIASRRGLSWATTDARVSKPGL is encoded by the coding sequence GTGGGTGACACAACTTCGCTTGTCGCAAGCGCCGCGCTCCTTAGCGCCACCATTGGAATCATCCTTCTTCTCCGCTATCGCGATCAGCTGCACCGAGACACCGGACGTTTGACGTACCGACTCGACTTTCCACGTGATCTGTCTTCTGGGCAGGCCAAGGCCTTCATGTACGTCCTCTCACGGCTTCGTCCGTCGCGAGGATGGCTGTTCGGCCGCGACAGCGTGGTTTTCGAGTGGGTCGGTCGTCCCGGCGTGATCGAGCACCGATTACGAGTGCCTCAAGCCCAAGCCGACGTGCTGCTCCGGCAGCTGCGCGGCATCGTGCCCAACCTGCGCACCACGCCCGTCCCCAATCCAGTTCTGCCACCGGCCACCTGGCTTCGCCGTATCCGCCTGACCACGACGGCCCGACCGTTACGGACCGACACGTCCGCCGGTTTCGCGGTGGCCCTGCTCAGTACGCTCCAGCCGCTCGGTGCGGAGGAGACACTGCTGTACCAGCTGGTGGTCTATCCCGTCCGGACGCCTCGGGCCGTTAGTTCCCGCCCTCACCGATCCCAGGTCTTACCGCCTTGGCTGCATCGGCTGGGGCAACTCCTGACGGCCGCTCCGCCGCCCATGACGGACCGGCAAGCCTTGGCCGAGTTCCGCGCCAAAGTGGCCGAGCCGTGGGTGGCTGTGGTGGGTCGGGTTGGGGCTAGCGCCGCCGACCGACCCCGCGCCCATTTCCTCGTGGGTCGGCTCATGGCCACGCTCCACCAGCTCGACCGGGACGGCGCGGCCCTGGTGCCCCGCTGGTTACCTCGTCGCGCGGCTTACTGGCTGGCCCGAGCCGCCACCGGTATGACCGTCGCCCCCGTCTACGTCAACGCCGAGGAGGCGGCCACGCTGCTGGCCTGGCCGTTGGCTGGTCCGACCGTCCCCGGCCTGAGTCTCAAAGGCGGTCCGGTCTTTCCGCCGACGCCGGAGGTGCCCACCACCGGACGTGTCCTGGGTATCGCGACCTACCCCGGTCTGGAGCGCCCAGTCGCAGTGACGCCCACGGACGCCCTGCACCAGTTAGTAACCGGCCCGACAGGCTCCGGCAAAAGCACGTTGCTGCTAGGTGAGATCACCCAGGACCTTCAAGCTGGCCGCGGCGTCATCCTGATCGACCCTGGTGGTGACCTTGCTCGTGAGGCGGCTGACCGCATCCCCCCACACCGCGCCGGCGACCTGATTTACATCGACCTGGCCGACCCGACTCCTGTCGGGGTCAATCCGCTGGACTGCGCGCCGGCAGACGCCGAGCTGGTCGCCGACCAGATGCTGGAGCTGATCCGGGCCAACGCTGACAGTTGGGGCCCACGGCTGGAGGAAGTCCTGCGCGCCGCCCTCGTCTTACTGGCCGCCAGTCCCGGCATGACGCTGGTGGAACTGCCGGCCGTCCTCTTGGACGAACCCTTCCGAGCTGCCTTGCTGGCCCGTCTCGACCCAACCTTCGCCCCGACCGTGGGAGCTTTCTTCTCTCGCTTCGACGACTGGAGCGAAGGCGAACGGGAGCAAGCCGTCTCGGCCGTGCTCAACAAAGTCTCGCCCCTGACCGACCGTCGCCGACTGCGCGCCATGTTGGGTCAAGCTCACCCGAGCTGGACCATGCAACAGGTCGTTGACCAGGGGCAGATCCTGCTGGTGGCGCTGCCGTCCGGCCTGGCTGGCTCGTACGCCGTTGACCTGGTGGGCGGGATGCTCGTTCGCCTGGTCTGGAACGCCGTCCAGCGCCGCGCCGCCACCGTCCGCCAGCAGCGGCGACCCGTCACCCTCTACATCGACGAAGCCGCTCGCTTCCTACGCTCCGGCGCTGACCTGGCCGACATGCTGGCTCGGGCGCGCGGCCACGGGCTGGAAGTGGTGGCCGCCTTGCAGCACCTGGCCCAAGCGCCGCCCCGGTTGCGCGCAGCGCTCTTGAGCGAAGCCCGCACCAAGGTCGCCTTGCAGCCCACCAGCGATGACGCGGTCACCTTGGCCCGGGCCTTCGGGCCACTGGTCAAACCGGATGACCTGCTGACGCTGGAGCCGCGTACGGCCATCGCGGTTGTGGCCACGGCTGGCAACGTCAGTCCACCGGTCACGATTGCCACCAGCCCGCCGCCACCGACCACCGGCTCCGGCCCGGTTGCTCGGGCCGCCTCGCGCTCGTCGTACGGCCGCACCCTGACTGAGGTGGAGCAGGAAATCGCCTCTCGTCGCGGCCTGTCCTGGGCCACGACCGACGCACGGGTGTCGAAGCCAGGGCTGTAG
- a CDS encoding replication-relaxation family protein, with amino-acid sequence MLGTIKVATTNHIAQVVFADHVPVTAQRLAQRHLQRLTRFGLVHRFDNVSQEHRRRGASGFVHGPTSAGLRLVGREPHRGQRKAWQPTPARIDHWLAITDLYVCLAVDARAGGPIIREFLVEGEAKRTFRDASLRQRFIYPDVLVRLLHDGLELSWFVEIDRGSEGLLPIAQKCRAYRAYELSGLEQAQHAVFPGVLFVVPDEHRARRLGGVIAAQPASARGLFQVARQSDALAALRTPT; translated from the coding sequence GTGCTCGGGACCATCAAGGTAGCCACCACCAACCACATCGCTCAGGTGGTCTTCGCCGACCACGTGCCCGTCACCGCTCAGCGTCTCGCGCAACGTCACTTGCAGCGTCTGACTCGGTTCGGTTTGGTGCACCGCTTCGACAACGTGTCCCAGGAGCACCGCCGCCGGGGCGCCTCCGGCTTTGTCCACGGACCGACCAGCGCTGGCCTGCGCCTGGTGGGCCGCGAGCCGCACCGCGGTCAGCGCAAAGCCTGGCAGCCGACTCCGGCCCGGATTGACCACTGGCTAGCCATTACTGACCTCTACGTCTGCCTGGCCGTCGACGCTCGGGCGGGCGGCCCCATCATCCGGGAGTTCCTGGTCGAGGGGGAGGCCAAGCGAACCTTTCGTGACGCGAGCCTGCGCCAGCGCTTCATCTATCCCGATGTGTTGGTGCGGCTCCTGCACGACGGTCTGGAGCTGTCCTGGTTCGTTGAAATCGACCGGGGGAGCGAGGGGCTGTTGCCCATCGCTCAGAAGTGCCGGGCGTACCGCGCCTACGAGCTCTCCGGTCTGGAGCAGGCCCAGCACGCCGTCTTCCCGGGAGTCCTGTTCGTCGTTCCCGACGAGCACCGAGCCCGTCGCCTGGGTGGCGTCATTGCCGCCCAACCAGCCAGCGCCCGCGGTCTGTTCCAGGTGGCGAGGCAGTCCGACGCGCTGGCGGCGCTGCGTACTCCGACGTGA
- a CDS encoding DUF932 domain-containing protein, with the protein MPANVESMFSVREMPWHREGLVLDQHPTTWDEARRLAGLTWDPITEPVYELSGVDEAGQPLYAPIEGWQRIARSDTSATLWINRETYAVIDHGEMGELVEAVLAQPNVQWETAGVLDQGRSVWCLALLDEPIQLPGDDTVTLPYLAITNRHGQPGGCTLRATAVRIVCGNTFRAAELEGDRTGTTFSFIHKRGWRNRLEEARQAVTGARAEMRAYEELARELLALPISTRQRELFIAEFIPMPPDGLVTDRVARNVEEARKAIRDILASPTSVSVSHTAYGLVQAAGEYLDHVRRSRTWETKLNRTLIRPEPLKAQALKLVREVVRV; encoded by the coding sequence ATGCCCGCCAATGTGGAATCGATGTTCTCCGTCAGGGAAATGCCCTGGCACCGCGAGGGGTTGGTCCTCGACCAGCACCCGACTACCTGGGACGAGGCTCGCCGCCTGGCTGGCCTGACCTGGGACCCCATTACTGAGCCCGTCTACGAGCTGAGTGGCGTCGACGAGGCCGGCCAACCGCTGTACGCCCCCATTGAGGGTTGGCAGCGCATCGCTCGGTCCGACACCAGCGCCACGCTGTGGATCAACCGGGAAACGTACGCCGTTATCGATCACGGCGAGATGGGCGAGCTGGTGGAAGCCGTCCTGGCCCAGCCCAACGTCCAGTGGGAAACCGCTGGCGTTTTGGACCAAGGCCGCTCGGTCTGGTGCCTGGCCCTGCTGGACGAACCAATCCAGCTGCCCGGCGACGACACCGTCACCTTGCCGTACCTGGCCATCACCAACCGGCACGGCCAACCCGGTGGCTGCACCCTGCGGGCCACCGCCGTTCGCATCGTCTGCGGCAACACCTTCCGCGCCGCCGAGCTGGAAGGCGACCGCACCGGTACGACCTTCTCGTTCATCCACAAGCGGGGCTGGCGCAACCGCCTGGAAGAAGCCCGCCAGGCCGTCACCGGCGCTCGCGCTGAGATGCGGGCCTACGAGGAGCTGGCCCGTGAACTGCTGGCGCTGCCCATCTCTACCCGGCAACGTGAGCTGTTCATAGCCGAGTTCATTCCCATGCCGCCGGATGGACTGGTGACTGACCGCGTCGCCAGAAACGTTGAGGAGGCGCGAAAGGCCATCCGAGACATTCTGGCGTCCCCAACGTCGGTTTCGGTCTCACACACGGCCTACGGGCTCGTACAGGCCGCAGGCGAGTACCTGGATCACGTCCGCCGCTCCCGCACCTGGGAGACCAAACTCAACCGCACGCTCATCCGGCCCGAGCCGCTGAAGGCTCAGGCGCTGAAGTTGGTACGGGAGGTGGTGCGGGTCTGA
- a CDS encoding VOC family protein, whose amino-acid sequence MRVKAFDHLVLNVEDVERSLDFYAGLLGLEPVRVAEWRAGEIPFPSVRITPETIIDLVSRPRGESNVDHICLTVEPLDWEEFITSGAFTVLEGPIDRFGARGTATSVYVQDPDGNTVELRWYPQDAAA is encoded by the coding sequence CTGCGCGTGAAGGCATTCGACCATCTGGTCCTCAACGTCGAGGATGTCGAGCGGTCCCTGGACTTCTACGCCGGACTCCTCGGCCTGGAACCGGTACGCGTTGCCGAGTGGCGAGCTGGCGAGATCCCGTTCCCATCGGTACGAATTACCCCTGAGACCATCATCGACCTGGTCAGTCGCCCTCGGGGAGAGTCCAACGTCGACCACATCTGTCTCACCGTGGAACCGCTGGACTGGGAGGAGTTCATCACTTCGGGAGCCTTCACCGTCCTCGAAGGTCCCATCGACCGCTTCGGCGCACGGGGCACCGCCACGTCGGTCTACGTCCAGGACCCGGACGGCAACACCGTGGAACTCCGCTGGTACCCGCAGGACGCCGCAGCCTGA
- a CDS encoding UvrD-helicase domain-containing protein, translating into MELTEDQKHLVEDLSGSAFVIACPGAGKTRAVVARYLRRTEQEPRKGIALVSFTNAAIDEVRRRCGDQEPTKAPHFVGTFDSFIHRFLVAPLYRAIYDVSPRLIQSWKDTKASKFRLAVNLRIPDVELSWFDFDIDGRATLRIDRVPTRAGQQLIGLLQGSRRGEAETRASGIYRALLQAGTVSCDASRFLASAWLADPRTRALIQPLITDRFTEVIVDEAQDCGDEELTILQFLRDCGVDILLVGDLDQSIYEFRRAVPERVAAFAATLPNRLALVDNFRSSPAICAMNSALRVGAVPDLARGPYAQSKVPVQVISYNRTQSIAADVLATAEKHGLMADETIIVSHGTADVLRAAGVKASDAVGTNRVAAIVDAGYKLRSSSDGKSRVAALERVERDLVEAAVGGSLDHKSLEAVCEEHSIERRWLRDATMRLCQALDPHGMTAAQFSAAVRARVTGLDWPPHLTVSSSLFRAPAAGKWSELLKSEVSAVLPFSTIHGAKGLEFPAVALVLSDRLRKDDTTQRTVLDDWEQGYGTEARRVLYVGASRAQQLLMLVVPAAHRERVCRLLARDAVPFIETP; encoded by the coding sequence TTGGAACTCACTGAAGACCAGAAGCACTTGGTTGAAGACCTGTCCGGCAGTGCCTTCGTCATCGCCTGCCCGGGGGCTGGCAAGACGAGGGCGGTGGTAGCCCGCTACCTGAGGCGTACCGAGCAAGAGCCTCGTAAGGGGATTGCCCTGGTCTCCTTCACCAACGCGGCCATCGACGAAGTGCGTCGCCGGTGCGGGGACCAGGAGCCCACTAAGGCTCCCCACTTCGTTGGTACCTTCGACAGCTTCATCCACCGCTTCCTAGTGGCACCGCTGTACCGCGCGATCTACGACGTCAGCCCACGACTGATCCAGTCGTGGAAGGACACCAAGGCGTCCAAGTTCCGGCTGGCGGTCAATCTCCGCATACCTGATGTTGAGCTGTCTTGGTTCGACTTCGACATTGACGGGCGTGCCACGCTCCGCATCGACCGGGTACCCACACGAGCTGGCCAACAGCTGATCGGGCTGTTGCAGGGCAGCCGCCGTGGCGAGGCCGAGACTCGTGCCAGCGGTATCTACCGAGCTCTCCTCCAAGCCGGGACGGTCAGCTGCGACGCTTCCCGTTTCCTGGCCAGCGCCTGGCTTGCTGATCCGCGTACGCGGGCGCTCATCCAGCCGTTGATCACGGACCGCTTCACCGAAGTGATTGTGGACGAGGCGCAGGACTGCGGCGACGAGGAACTAACAATTTTGCAGTTTCTGCGCGACTGTGGCGTAGACATCCTCCTCGTCGGGGATCTAGATCAGTCGATCTACGAGTTTCGGCGAGCGGTACCAGAGAGGGTGGCAGCCTTCGCCGCCACGCTGCCGAACCGGCTGGCACTGGTCGACAACTTCCGCAGCTCTCCGGCCATCTGCGCTATGAATTCGGCTCTCCGGGTGGGTGCAGTGCCTGACCTTGCTCGGGGCCCCTATGCCCAGAGTAAGGTCCCTGTTCAGGTCATCAGCTACAACAGGACCCAGAGCATCGCGGCGGACGTGCTGGCGACAGCCGAGAAGCACGGCCTGATGGCCGACGAAACGATCATTGTGTCTCACGGGACTGCCGACGTGCTGCGGGCGGCGGGGGTCAAGGCCAGTGACGCGGTTGGCACCAACCGTGTGGCGGCGATTGTGGACGCCGGCTACAAGCTCCGCAGCAGCAGCGATGGCAAGTCGCGGGTAGCAGCCCTGGAACGGGTCGAGCGTGACCTGGTGGAAGCGGCGGTGGGGGGCAGCCTGGACCACAAGTCGCTGGAGGCCGTGTGCGAGGAACACAGCATCGAACGACGTTGGCTCCGCGACGCCACGATGCGGCTGTGCCAGGCCCTTGACCCGCACGGGATGACCGCCGCGCAGTTCAGCGCGGCAGTGAGAGCACGGGTCACCGGTCTCGACTGGCCCCCGCACCTCACGGTGAGCAGCTCCCTCTTCAGAGCGCCGGCCGCGGGTAAGTGGTCAGAGCTGCTGAAGAGCGAGGTCAGCGCGGTTCTCCCCTTCTCCACGATCCACGGAGCCAAGGGCTTGGAGTTTCCGGCGGTAGCGCTCGTGCTGTCTGACCGGCTACGCAAGGACGACACCACCCAGCGAACGGTCTTGGACGACTGGGAACAGGGCTACGGAACAGAAGCTCGGCGAGTGCTCTATGTGGGCGCATCACGGGCTCAGCAGCTGCTCATGCTGGTTGTCCCTGCGGCACACAGGGAGCGCGTATGCCGTCTGCTCGCCCGAGACGCGGTGCCGTTCATCGAGACGCCGTGA
- a CDS encoding recombinase family protein: protein MLVRVSSKEQEQEGYSLEAQERYQRDYCGRAGLAVDKVFYISESASKADQRNTFNETMKYLNRRKIVHFVCEKVDRLLRNFKDTVMVEDWLAADETRRLHLPKNSLVLHKSSSSQDKFVWGMHVVVAKNYTDNLSEEVRKGQLEKLRRGWLPGVPPPGYENVGLDGKKVQRIVPATAGLVVRLFKLAATGQHTLTSLTEEMAQAGLLNEQGKPLSRSMVHRILRNPYYVGLIRWKGLSYAGSHEPLISNDLFERAVRATTRPRKDGHRFRKHRPLFQGLVICATCRRRLIWETQKGHWYGKCPKVRSCGRSRFVREETMEALVVSHFQALKSPSPRLVSWLREGLESVMESEFAGIQAALRQLSDRETQLETQRATLYDDRLEGRIGVELYDARAAKLNVERAEIRRRRAQLESNDTSYLEAGLNFLTLAQNVALEYQGSRDISHKRKLIGEFFDELLLDGERLEGTYNERARWALREVVSLKVPSNGKIEPPDYGSAKEKRACSETLNPTWLRLRDTIRTTFMADCQ from the coding sequence ATCCTCGTCAGGGTGTCAAGCAAAGAGCAGGAGCAAGAGGGCTACTCACTGGAAGCCCAGGAGCGTTACCAGCGCGACTACTGTGGACGGGCCGGACTAGCAGTCGATAAGGTCTTCTATATTTCGGAAAGTGCATCGAAAGCCGATCAGCGGAACACGTTCAACGAGACGATGAAGTATCTCAACAGACGTAAGATCGTGCACTTCGTTTGCGAAAAGGTTGACCGCCTGCTGCGTAACTTCAAAGACACCGTCATGGTCGAAGACTGGTTGGCCGCCGATGAGACCCGACGCCTGCATCTCCCCAAGAACTCACTAGTACTGCATAAAAGCTCATCTTCGCAGGACAAGTTTGTTTGGGGTATGCACGTCGTGGTAGCGAAAAACTACACCGACAATCTGAGCGAGGAGGTCCGTAAAGGCCAACTTGAGAAGCTACGTCGCGGCTGGCTTCCCGGCGTGCCACCACCTGGATACGAAAACGTCGGTCTTGACGGCAAGAAAGTGCAGCGCATAGTTCCAGCTACCGCAGGGCTCGTGGTGAGACTGTTCAAACTGGCTGCCACGGGACAGCATACGTTGACGTCGCTGACAGAAGAGATGGCGCAAGCTGGCCTACTCAACGAGCAAGGCAAACCGCTGAGCCGCAGCATGGTCCACCGGATATTACGAAACCCATATTACGTGGGCCTGATCCGCTGGAAGGGCCTGTCGTACGCGGGCAGTCACGAGCCGCTCATCTCCAATGACCTCTTTGAACGGGCGGTGCGAGCCACCACCAGGCCCCGCAAGGACGGGCATCGGTTCCGCAAACACCGACCTTTGTTCCAGGGACTGGTTATCTGTGCCACGTGCAGGCGGCGACTTATCTGGGAGACCCAAAAAGGTCACTGGTACGGCAAGTGCCCCAAGGTGCGCTCATGTGGTCGTAGTCGATTTGTGCGAGAAGAGACCATGGAGGCGCTGGTCGTATCTCATTTTCAAGCGCTCAAATCTCCCAGTCCGCGGCTCGTCAGCTGGTTGCGGGAGGGATTGGAGAGTGTTATGGAAAGCGAGTTCGCCGGTATTCAAGCGGCTCTACGGCAGCTGAGTGACCGGGAGACCCAGCTGGAGACCCAGCGGGCAACTCTTTATGATGACCGACTCGAAGGTCGTATCGGTGTGGAACTCTACGACGCGCGAGCCGCCAAGCTAAACGTCGAACGAGCAGAGATCAGACGGCGTAGAGCCCAGCTCGAATCGAATGACACGTCATACCTTGAGGCCGGGTTGAACTTCCTCACCTTGGCTCAAAACGTAGCGCTTGAGTATCAGGGATCACGTGATATCTCGCACAAGCGGAAGCTGATTGGCGAGTTTTTCGATGAGCTCTTACTCGATGGAGAGCGACTCGAAGGTACCTACAATGAGCGCGCCCGCTGGGCGCTACGCGAAGTCGTGAGCTTGAAAGTGCCCTCAAATGGCAAAATCGAACCGCCCGATTATGGCTCTGCAAAAGAAAAAAGAGCCTGTTCTGAGACTCTGAATCCTACTTGGCTGAGACTCCGAGACACTATTCGAACTACCTTCATGGCAGATTGTCAATAG
- a CDS encoding ATP-dependent nuclease produces the protein MFVRSLTVKNFRSCRDLTVELQPDITLLVGENNSGKSNIIEALRLATTALNPRSTRWFDETDRAHGREHLDVEFGLELDGLTSIQQSQYIAALDVNTKRAYYSASYRPRGIEMRRPRPVYTAGLTKGLDAEPEKREQITHVYLAPLRDAQRELGSADGNRLMRVIQQLTDEDEQADFLGKANKAFSELHDDPVLAKTSSAIQAHLTGLTQAVRGQHVNVTFQDYELSRLTRSLRVKMAEHGIDPADLADSGLGYANLLYIATVILELSKAKESELTLFLVEEPEAHLHPQLQAVLLDYLQEQARTSARDDSQVRAGRIQVVATTHSAHLASAVGIEKVVALRSRVAVDEVTVEGQTDSLKRNITQPIPLGRLPLDEHSRRKINQYLDATRAGILFARKVVLVEGIAEAVLLPVIAKHGLYKGDDKEAQRKRRAFQAVSIVNVGSVDFTPYIKLLLGEVNGCRLLDQLVVITDADPELPKEAEDTQDSEADAVGRPADGETSQDDASDPDDEDDDADEDTSVSNRRVDLEATAEELGAADRLVIAEAQYTLEADLLKPAGNEALLRTAYLSQHPRSVKHWNTIMAAEEPAFAFYKKLRKNKKFIGKGEFAHDVAIALEDGAQFEAPSYLQEAIERALSDAPAQPESDLGTH, from the coding sequence ATGTTCGTACGCAGTCTCACCGTGAAGAACTTTCGTTCATGCCGTGATTTGACTGTCGAGCTACAGCCTGACATCACGCTGCTGGTCGGAGAAAACAACTCCGGTAAATCCAACATTATTGAGGCGCTGCGCCTCGCTACGACAGCGCTGAACCCACGCAGTACACGCTGGTTCGATGAAACCGACCGGGCGCACGGGCGGGAGCACCTGGACGTTGAGTTCGGGCTGGAGCTGGATGGCCTGACCTCGATCCAACAATCGCAGTACATCGCCGCGCTTGATGTGAACACGAAGCGCGCGTACTACTCCGCAAGCTACCGACCGCGCGGTATAGAGATGCGTCGGCCTCGGCCTGTTTACACGGCGGGACTCACGAAGGGGCTGGACGCGGAGCCTGAGAAGCGTGAGCAGATCACACACGTCTATCTGGCACCCCTCCGGGACGCGCAACGAGAGCTGGGGTCCGCCGACGGCAACCGTCTCATGCGGGTGATCCAGCAGCTCACGGACGAGGACGAACAAGCCGACTTCCTCGGCAAGGCCAACAAGGCGTTCAGCGAACTGCACGACGATCCCGTCCTGGCCAAGACGTCCAGCGCCATCCAAGCGCACCTCACCGGTCTGACGCAGGCCGTCCGCGGCCAGCACGTCAATGTGACCTTCCAAGACTACGAACTCAGCCGGCTGACCCGCTCCCTCCGCGTGAAGATGGCGGAGCATGGCATCGATCCGGCCGACCTGGCGGATTCGGGGCTTGGGTATGCGAACCTGCTGTACATCGCCACTGTCATCCTGGAGCTGTCGAAAGCCAAGGAGTCGGAGCTGACGCTCTTCCTGGTCGAGGAACCGGAGGCACATCTCCATCCCCAGCTCCAAGCTGTGCTGCTTGACTATCTCCAAGAACAGGCCCGCACCTCAGCCCGAGACGACAGTCAGGTGCGAGCCGGCCGCATCCAGGTCGTGGCCACCACTCATTCCGCTCACTTGGCCAGCGCCGTCGGCATCGAGAAGGTGGTCGCCCTGCGAAGCCGCGTGGCCGTCGACGAGGTGACGGTCGAAGGCCAGACGGATTCCCTCAAGCGCAACATCACTCAGCCGATCCCGCTAGGGCGTCTCCCCCTCGATGAACACAGCCGTCGCAAGATCAACCAGTATCTGGACGCGACCAGGGCAGGCATCCTCTTCGCTCGCAAGGTGGTGCTTGTCGAGGGCATCGCCGAAGCCGTGCTGTTGCCAGTGATCGCGAAGCACGGCCTGTACAAGGGCGATGACAAGGAAGCGCAGCGGAAGCGCCGAGCCTTCCAGGCGGTCTCAATCGTCAACGTTGGCAGCGTCGACTTCACGCCCTACATCAAGCTGCTCTTGGGCGAGGTCAACGGCTGCCGGCTGCTCGATCAGCTCGTCGTCATTACCGATGCTGACCCGGAGCTCCCGAAGGAGGCCGAAGACACCCAGGACAGTGAGGCGGATGCCGTCGGCCGCCCGGCTGACGGTGAGACGTCCCAAGACGATGCGAGCGATCCGGACGACGAAGACGATGACGCCGACGAAGACACCTCGGTCTCGAATCGCCGGGTTGACCTAGAGGCCACGGCGGAAGAGCTCGGAGCGGCCGACCGGTTGGTGATCGCCGAAGCCCAGTACACGCTGGAAGCCGATCTGCTGAAGCCGGCAGGCAATGAGGCACTGCTGAGAACGGCCTACCTGAGTCAGCATCCGCGGTCAGTCAAGCACTGGAACACGATCATGGCGGCCGAGGAGCCAGCGTTCGCCTTCTACAAGAAGCTGCGCAAGAACAAGAAGTTCATCGGCAAGGGCGAGTTCGCTCATGACGTGGCGATCGCTCTGGAGGACGGCGCTCAGTTCGAGGCCCCAAGCTACTTGCAGGAGGCCATCGAGCGAGCGTTGTCCGACGCTCCTGCCCAGCCGGAGAGCGACCTTGGAACTCACTGA
- a CDS encoding LysR family transcriptional regulator: protein MLERVEIETFLTLAEELHFGRTAERLCITTGRVSQVIKKLERRIGGMLFERTSRTVRLTAIGRQLADDLVPLVTGMEEALRRATNACRGVTGELRVAFLGEWTAPALLKVVGLFSERHPDCRVDVREVQLSNSRASLLDGSIDVLIASYPFDGMACGPVLLTEKRVLAAAAGHPLAGEESVSLEVLAEHPVVQYPEVTSAGFKRDRTPDYTPSGRPVPKGPTGGSFSEMLTLVAMGRGVLPVGEHSQRYYPRPDVAYVPLHDAQPIERGPVWLEGNTTERVREFVRAAADIAKKLPIA, encoded by the coding sequence GTGCTGGAACGGGTGGAGATCGAGACTTTCCTGACGCTTGCCGAAGAGCTGCACTTCGGCCGTACCGCCGAGCGCCTGTGCATCACGACTGGGCGGGTCAGCCAGGTGATCAAGAAGCTTGAACGGCGGATCGGCGGCATGCTGTTCGAGCGGACCAGCAGAACGGTTCGACTCACGGCGATCGGGCGGCAGTTGGCCGATGACCTGGTGCCCTTGGTCACCGGGATGGAGGAGGCGCTCCGAAGGGCCACCAATGCATGTCGCGGTGTCACGGGAGAACTGCGGGTCGCCTTCCTCGGCGAGTGGACGGCACCTGCACTCCTGAAGGTGGTGGGTCTGTTCAGCGAGCGCCACCCCGACTGCAGGGTCGATGTACGGGAGGTTCAGCTGTCCAACTCCCGTGCGAGCCTGCTTGACGGCTCGATAGACGTCCTCATTGCTTCGTACCCGTTCGATGGAATGGCCTGTGGGCCAGTACTGCTGACGGAGAAACGAGTGCTCGCCGCTGCGGCCGGGCATCCGCTCGCCGGCGAGGAGTCGGTGTCGCTCGAAGTGCTCGCGGAACACCCCGTGGTGCAGTACCCGGAGGTGACCTCAGCGGGGTTCAAGCGGGATCGCACACCGGACTACACCCCGTCGGGCAGGCCAGTTCCGAAGGGGCCGACCGGAGGATCGTTCTCCGAAATGCTCACGCTGGTTGCGATGGGCAGGGGCGTCCTGCCGGTCGGAGAACATTCCCAGCGTTACTACCCTCGACCGGACGTGGCCTATGTGCCTCTGCACGACGCACAGCCGATCGAACGGGGACCGGTCTGGCTGGAAGGGAACACCACAGAGCGCGTCCGCGAGTTCGTACGGGCTGCGGCGGATATTGCCAAGAAGTTGCCGATTGCATGA